One window of Medicago truncatula cultivar Jemalong A17 chromosome 2, MtrunA17r5.0-ANR, whole genome shotgun sequence genomic DNA carries:
- the LOC11429237 gene encoding soyasaponin III rhamnosyltransferase gives MYCSNNIHSFMDNKKNKPLHVVMFPWIAMGHMYPCFEVSKILSQNGHFVTLISTPSIIDRLPKLSQTLSPFFNLIKLPLSSYIDKNHLPTNADSTMDIPSNKLYYLKLAYDSLQESVAEILKTSNPDWVFYDFAASWLPQLAKGLNLNISCCYFSPCPAWSICFFDTPKKQLGDDSAAIRTNAEDYYGPPKWISFPTKIGLRPYEVRKLLEDIKVNETGASPVFDLNRANSDCDMFVIRSSRDLEGEWLDFLGEFYNKPVIPVGLLPPRRDSSDEVEDSPDWIQIKAWLDTQKSSSVVYIAFGSEVKLSQENLNELALGIENSKLPFFWVLRDLKNGFVELPNGFEDRTKDHGIVWKSWAPQPKILGHGSVGGCLTHCGSGSMIENLYFGHVLVMLPFLLDQALYSRVMQEKKVGIEIVRNEEDGSFTRNSVAKALRFTMVDEEGSDYRKNAKEIGKKFSNKELHNQYIENFISSLQNHNS, from the coding sequence ATGTATTGCAGCaacaacattcattcattcatggataacaagaaaaacaaacctCTTCATGTTGTCATGTTTCCATGGATAGCCATGGGACACATGTACCCATGTTTTGAGGTTTCCAAGATTCTTTCACAAAATGGTCACTTTGTCACACTCATATCTACTCCTTCAATCATAGATCGTCTTCCTAAACTCTCACAAACCCTTTCACCATTTTTTAATCTCATCAAACTTCCCTTATCATCTTACATTGACAAAAACCATCTTCCAACAAATGCAGATTCAACCATGGACATTCCCTCCAACAAACTCTATTACCTTAAACTAGCCTATGATTCTCTTCAAGAATCTGTAGCTGAGATACTCAAAACTTCAAATCCTGATTGGGTTTTCTATGATTTTGCAGCTAGTTGGTTACCACAGTTAGCAaaaggtttgaatttgaacATATCATGTTGTTATTTCAGTCCTTGTCCTGCATGGAGCATATGTTTCTTTGATACACCAAAAAAACAACTTGGTGATGATTCTGCAGCTATTAGAACAAATGCAGAAGATTACTATGGTCCACCTAAATGGATTTCTTTTCCTACAAAGATTGGTTTAAGGCCTTATGAGGTAAGAAAATTGCTTGAAGATATCAAAGTTAATGAAACAGGGGCTTCCCCTGTTTTTGATCTAAACAGAGCAAATTCAGATTGTGACATGTTTGTTATTAGAAGCTCAAGAGATCTTGAAGGAGAATGGTTAGATTTTCTTGGTGAGTTTTACAACAAGCCTGTGATTCCTGTTGGATTGCTTCCACCAAGAAGAGATTCTTCTGATGAGGTAGAAGATAGTCCTGATTGGATTCAAATCAAAGCATGGTTAGACACACAAAAGAGTTCATCTGTTGTTTATATTGCATTTGGGAGTGAGGTGAAATTGAGCCAAGAAAATCTCAATGAATTAGCTCTTGGGATTGAGAATTCTAAATTACCTTTCTTTTGGGTTTTGAGAGatttgaaaaatggttttgttGAGTTACCAAATGGGTTTGAGGATAGGACAAAAGATCATGGTATAGTGTGGAAAAGTTGGGCCCCACAACCTAAGATCTTAGGTCATGGTTCAGTTGGTGGTTGTTTGACTCATTGTGGTTCAGGTTCAATGATAGAAAATCTTTATTTTGGACATGTTCTTGTTATGTTGCCTTTTTTATTGGATCAAGCTTTGTATTCAAGAGTAATGCAAGAGAAGAAAGTTGGAATTGAGATAGTGAGGAATGAAGAAGATGGATCATTTACAAGGAATTCAGTTGCTAAGGCATTGAGATTTACCATGGTTGATGAAGAGGGAAGTGATTATAGGAAGAATGCTAAAGAGATAGGGAAGAAATTTAGTAACAAGGAGCTTCATAATCAATACATTGAAAACTTCATTTCTTCACTTCAAAATCACAATTCATAG